From Narcine bancroftii isolate sNarBan1 unplaced genomic scaffold, sNarBan1.hap1 Scaffold_289, whole genome shotgun sequence, one genomic window encodes:
- the LOC138750878 gene encoding HIRA-interacting protein 3-like, producing the protein MAERMQQFVSELMREDLGKLTHSIVQQRYQAHFKREALSSEEKAELRAVVERLLLDYLSSESSDDEPLIRKAEALRQNREREKRQRHSSGGSTETPSPQQKRTRREKKSSGSEAENPVRSWAGDGAQSENSLSASESDQVMPAFCGEGMAVCPELGTESGDTEADTEDNPRWGAENPATEQLLIADHLGSEGKENQRDGAISKGRHGQGSQKKPLSPRDEAVSEEESEKESEASESEELMMKNVRGTNGMKKGVQGTPRRTLSQKKMEVVSEEDSEEESVKRTARKKEGPSGEGKSLRGSQKKPLSPRDEAASEEESEKESEASESEELMMKNVRGMNGMKKKGVQGTPRRPLSQKKIEVVLEEDSEEESVKRTARKKEGPSGEGKSLRESQRKSLSQKEVLEEEESEDESEASESEEELMKNVWGTGGAKKKKGVQGTPRRPHSKKVVPVEDSEEESARRRAGKARKKDSAGEGKSLRGSQCKEGSQKKEVSGEESEEEKSARAVRGKGSGKQTNTALESQKPREEEERGAGKKRKTSAEKERIPRGPQSKPGSQKKVVSEGESEEGSGLSEESEEEGKKAVMGAKQQCLQRSERKIASQKKKKMASEEEGKGGGGKGRKKETSAEKESLQWSKNKRKVAEVVSEEDSEASKGKKNVRGAAKRTFRGSWTKSKPKKDMESEGDSGKDEESGATSSSEELPQEKGEERRLASESATDSSGEVEGGGKEPGWKKTPTWRPSSGGGGGSSREDTARSRSEGGSSGDEDSLPSGDEDGGERGGCASGTDSRTKVKPSAKKQSSGDREPAKEEHPSVRRLKRCLLACGVRRNYKKLFEKCHSEKSKVRVLREELANLGVQGNPTLEKCKVVRIKREEQAELDSLDISNIIPSEGRPRRRCGPTWGSQALDPYRRALGSDSEGDVPRKLTAWANLKGLISEESDSE; encoded by the exons GAAGCTGACCCACTCCATCGTGCAGCAGAGGTACCAGGCACACTTCAAAAGGGAGGCGCTGAGCAGCGAAGAGAAGGCGGAACTGAGGGCGGTGGTGGAGAGGCTGCTCCTAGACTACCTG AGCAGTGAGTCCAGTGATGACGAGCCCCTCATCAGGAAAGCAGAGGCTCTGAGACAGAACAGGGAGCGAGAGAAGCGGCAGAGACACAGCAGTGGGGGAAGCACCGAGACCCCCTCACCCCAGCAGAAGAGAACACGGAGAGAGAAGAAAAGCTCAG GTAGCGAAGCAGAGAATCCAGTTAGGAGCTGGGCGGGAGATGGAGCGCAAAGTGAGAACTCTCTTTCAGCTTCCGAGAGTGACCAAGTGATGCCAGCCTTCTGTGGGGAGGGGATGGCAGTCTGCCCTGAGCTGGGGACCGAGTCCGGAGACACAGAGGCTGACACAGAGGACAATCCACGATGGGGGGCTGAGAACCCTGCTACAGAACAGCTCTTGATCGCTGACCACCTGGGCAGCGAGGGGAAGGAGAATCAACGCGACGGGGCAATCTCCAAGGGCAGACACGGTCAAGGGTCTCAGAAGAAGCCCCTATCCCCAAGGGATGAAGCGGTGtcggaggaggagagtgagaaggAATCGGAGGCGAGTGAGAGTGAAGAACTGATGATGAAAAATGTGAGGGGGACGAATGGAATGAAGAAGGGTGTGCAAGGGACCCCAAGGAGGACCCTCTCCCAGAAGAAGATGGAGGTGGTGTCGGAGGAGGATAGTGAGGAGGAATCAGTAAAGAGGACAGCAAGGAAGAAGGAGGGCCCCTCAGGGGAAGGGAAGAGTCTTCGAGGGTCCCAGAAGAAGCCCCTATCCCCAAGGGATGAAGCAGCGtcggaggaggagagtgagaaggAATCGGAGGCGAGTGAAAGTGAAGAGCTGATGATGAAAAATGTCAGGGGGATGAATGGAATGAAGAAGAAGGGTGTGCAAGGGACCCCGAGGAGGCCCCTCTCCCAGAAGAAGATAGAGGTGGTGTTGGAGGAGGATAGTGAGGAGGAATCAGTAAAGAGGACAGCAAGGAAGAAGGAGGGCCCCTCAGGGGAAGGGAAGAGTCTTCGAGAGTCCCAGAGGAAGTCCCTCTCCCAGAAGGAGgtgttggaggaggaggagagtgaggatGAATCAGAGGCAAGTGAGAGTGAAGAAGAGCTGATGAAGAATGTATGGGGGACAGGTGGAGCAAAGAAGAAGAAGGGTGTGCAAGGGACCCCGAGGAGGCCCCATTCCAAGAAGGTGGTGCCAGTGGAGGATAGTGAGGAGGAATCTGCGAGGAGGAGAGCAGGAAAGGCGAGGAAGAAGGACTCCGCAGGGGAAGGGAAGAGTCTTCGAGGGTCCCAATGCAAGGAAGGCTCCCAGAAGAAGGAAGTGTCGGGGGAGGAGAGCGAGGAGGAAAAGAGTGCGAGGGCCGTGAGAGGCAAAGGTAGCGGGAAGCAGACGAACACTGCGCTTGAGTCGCAGAAGCCccgtgaggaggaggagaggggagcagggaagaagaggaagaccagCGCAGAGAAGGAGAGGATCCCTCGAGGACCTCAGAGCAAGCCAGGCTCCCAGAAGAAGGTGGTTTCAGAGGGCGAGAGCGAGGAAGGATCAGGGCTGAGCGAGGAGTCggaggaagaggggaagaaggcggTGATGGGAGCGAAACAGCAGTGCTTGCAAAGGTCCGAGAGGAAGATCGCctcccagaagaagaagaagatggcatctgaggaggaagggaagggtggaggaggcaaggggAGGAAAAAAGAGACCAGCGCGGAGAAAGAGAGTCTTCAATGGTCAAAGAACAAGCGGAAGGTGGCAGAGGTGGTTAGCGAGGAGGACTCAGAGGCGAGCAAGGGAAAGAAGAATGTGAGGGGGGCAGCAAAGAGGACATTTCGAGGGAGCTGGACGAAGAGCAAGCCGAAGAAAGACATGGAGTCGGAGGGGGACAGCGGGAAAGACGAGGAATCAGGGGCGACGTCGAGCAGCGAGGAGCTGCCACAGGAGAAAGGCGAGGAGAGGAGGCTGGCGAGCGAGAGTGCGACGGACTCGAGCGGAGAGGTAGAAGGGGGCGGAAAAGAGCCTGGGTGGAAGAAAACACCAACCTGGCGGCCGTcgagtggaggaggaggaggctcgTCGCGTGAGGACACGGCCAGATCGAGGAGCGAGGGGGGCAGCTCCGGGGATGAGGATTCCCTGCCGAGTGGCGAtgaagatggaggggagagaggtggcTGCGCCAGTGGGACAGATTCGAGGACCAAGGTCAAACCCAGTGCCAAG AAACAGTCGAGTGGTGACCGGGAGCCAGCCAAGGAAGAGCACCCCTCCGTAAGGCGTCTGAAACGCTGCCTCCTCGCATGTGGTGTGCGCCGGAACTACAAGAAGCTGTTCGAGAAGTGTCACTCTGAGAAGTCCAAGGTCAGGGTCCTGCGCGAGGAGCTGGCCAATCTGGGGGTACAAG GTAACCCTACCCTGGAGAAGTGTAAGGTGGTGAGGATTAAACGTGAGGAACAGGCTGAGCTTGATTCGCTGGACATCAGTAACATTATTCCCTCAGAGG GCCGACCTCGTCGACGCTGTGGCCCTACCTGGGGATCCCAGGCTCTGGACCCCTATCGACGGGCGCTGGGGTCTGACTCTGAGGGAGATGTCCCCCGCAAACTGACAGCCTGGGCCAACCTAAAGGGCCTGATCAGTGAGGAGTCGGACAGCGAGTGA